A window of the Linepithema humile isolate Giens D197 chromosome 4, Lhum_UNIL_v1.0, whole genome shotgun sequence genome harbors these coding sequences:
- the Spf30 gene encoding survival of motor neuron-related-splicing factor 30 yields the protein MDDLQNYKLQLQQVEAALTTDPNNEELIKLKFDLKEVIKLTHDLIKSQQQEKRQANGMDAKDPILLAVLANKWKVGDQCMAPWSEDGKYYEATIDAISEDGVVNITFNEYKNTDVTMLSQLKSVAKRPASDWADQKSKKMQAAAVAGSDPHKQREYLKKKKQRKLQRFKELEEERELEKNKWLAFTNKSSKKGVIKKSIFATPENVNGRVGIGTCGVSGREMTKFSNGEKWRRGA from the exons ATGGACgacttgcaaaattataaactcCAACTCCAGCAg gTGGAAGCAGCTCTCACGACAGATCCAAATAATGAggagttaataaaattgaaatttgatttgaAGGAAGTAATAAAGCTGACACATGATTTAATTAAGTCACAACAACAAGAAAAACGACAAGCCAATGGCATGGACGCTAAAGATCCAATTTTACTTGCAGTTTTGGCCAATAAATGGAAAGTCGGTGATCAATGCATGGCACCTTGGAGTGAGGATGGCAA ATATTATGAAGCAACAATAGATGCTATAAGCGAAGATGGAGTTGTAAATATAACGTTTAATGAATACAAGAATACTGATGTCACCATGCTCAGTCAACTGAAATCTGTTGCTAAGAGGCCAGCTTCTGATTGGGCAGATCAAAAATCTAA aaaaatgcaAGCAGCTGCAGTTGCAGGCTCAGATCCACATAAGCAAAGAGAATACCTTAAAAAGAAGAAGCAGAGAAAATTACAGCGGTTTAAGGAATTGGAGGAAGAACGCGAGTTGGAGAAAAATAAGTGGTTAGCATTTACTAATAAG TCTTCGAAAAAAGGCGTTATAAAGAAGAGCATCTTTGCAACACCAGAAAATGTGAACGGTCGCGTTGGAATCGGTACTTGCGGTGTCAGTGGTCGGGAAATGACCAAGTTCAGTAATGGAGAGAAATGGAGACGAGGGGcttaa
- the LOC105672193 gene encoding uncharacterized protein, protein MSSGRRATRPVRQLSLQQPTPRRQHVRRQRSAEDDCGKSLQIYANPIARNRLVANATEKPKVRVAWADDRRGCDGLAQVEVVARQIPSRSRPATGRSGGAHGIAEQASILYSRQEIAERLRQAWRHREQNKANIDIFLAHGMTVEERCDSELSMSTPPTPLPRKEPDSIRDEEKGARNAEMPDDLVDRGKGTSEIDKEDEEGRGKKSEVVSQIMENDSLTKEDESSTESAEKEKGEDEKMTDLHANTDIEKKTRINIDCTSLHLPANQSYSSFPSLRLENVGPAKTNDDFSSARQKRASFHSGSNRAFLVPMMDKSPKGLVEMKIAPANKSAEVRCASADKTAVRSSIDRSTVLLARNSSVNLEKTKRTSSAPPQRRNIASAATRVQVNIVIDAPSLAQPTDKSIVCGKVQDEQSAVEKNEEASMKISRSERSIKSAPLKRRSRSARRRFFASSPNGCKDEDTRGEGRGKSSMDPRTSDVVTMVSLVSSADSDSDIENSPGDDKLIDELRSKLPTTPIIKTSINPNPGTARKPIKSVSFQRDSFDEEPATREEKQRIVNSVQPRFSLAVNVAHGNGGSEDSIEQNLAVDGVVATPTTLAVVPALLILKDTEKAVQPEAPLTDREKRCLAVPIGDLRDKKRKLLRMRSTPNRPLIAERTNNAPMEIKEQGSHLAIPQVDLVAVSVPSIDTSLPKMEQFSKETLPAKEAPQEVILPSEPQFQTTKEKECWHLYRRMCDKGVCVSFDTVLRGMLTPTEYRLRQKELSQDLR, encoded by the exons ATGTCTAGCGGTAGAAGAGCGACGCGACCCGTGAGGCAGCTGTCGCTGCAGCAGCCCACGCCGCGTCGGCAGCACGTCAGACGGCAGAGATCGGCGGAGGACGATTGCGGCAAATCTTTGCAAATCTACGCGAATCCGATCGCGCGCAATAGACTAGTCGCAAATGCTACGGAAAAACCCAAG GTGCGAGTTGCCTGGGCTGATGACCGTCGCGGCTGCGACGGCCTGGCCCAAGTGGAGGTGGTGGCCCGGCAGATTCCGAGCCGATCCAGGCCTGCCACGGGCCGATCTGGCGGCGCACACGGCATCGCGGAACAGGCGTCGATTCTTTACTCGCGACAGGAAATCGCCGAGCGGTTGCGGCAAGCGTGGAGACATCGCGAACAGAACAAGGCGAACATCGACATTTTCCTAGCACACGGTATGACTGTGGAGGAACGCTGCGACTCTGAGCTGTCAATGTCCACTCCGCCGACTCCGCTACCCAGAAAAGAACCCGATTCTATCCGGGATGAGGAAAAAGGCGCACGGAACGCGGAAATGCCTGACGATCTAGTGGATCGAGGTAAGGGAACGTCTGAGATCGACAAGGAAGATGAGGAAGGACGCGGGAAGAAATCGGAGGTCGTGTCTCAAATAATGGAGAATGATTCGTTGACGAAAGAGGATGAGAGTTCAACTGAAAGTGCGGAAAAGGAAAAAGGAGAGGACGAG aaaatgacgGATTTACACGCCAATACAGATATCGAGAAGAAAACGCGCATAAACATCGATTGTACGAGTCTGCATCTCCCGGCCAATCAGTCGTATTCCTCGTTTCCATCCCTGAGATTGGAAAATGTGGGTCCAGCGAAAACTAACGATGACTTTTCATCGGCGAGGCAGAAGCGCGCGAGCTTTCACAGCGGCAGCAATCGCGCGTTTCTGGTGCCGATGATGGACAAGTCGCCGAAAGGACTCGTGGAAATGAAAATCGCACCGGCGAACAAATCGGCCGAAGTCAGATGCGCTTCGGCCGACAAGACCGCTGTGAGATCGTCAATCGACAGAAGCACTGTTCTCCTCGCGCGAAATTCATCCGTGAACCTGGAGAAGACGAAGAGGACCAGCTCGGCGCCACCGCAGCGGCGAAATATCGCATCCGCGGCGACGCGTGTACAAGTGAACATCGTGATCGATGCCCCTAGTCTCGCCCAACCGACAGACAAGTCGATCGTCTGCGGAAAAGTGCAGGACGAGCAAAGCGCTGTGGAAAAGAACGAAGAGGCTTCGATGAAG ATATCGCGAAGCGAGCGATCGATAAAATCGGCACCTCTGAAGAGAAGATCAAGAAGCGCGAGGAGGCGATTCTTCGCGTCGAGTCCGAACGGATGCAAGGATGAAGATACCCGCGGAGAAGGACGGGGGAAGAGTTCTATGGATCCCAGGACGAGCGACGTGGTCACTATGGTGTCGCTGGTCAGCTCGGCGGACAGCGACAGCGACATTGAGAATTCGCCGGGCGACGACAAGCTCATCGACGAATTGCGCAGCAAGCTGCCCACTACGCCCATCATTAAAACGTCCATTAATCCTAATCCTGGTACGGCAAGAAAGCCTATCAAGTCAG TGTCTTTCCAGAGAGACTCGTTCGACGAGGAGCCGGCGACGAGGGAGGAGAAGCAGCGGATCGTCAACAGCGTTCAGCCTCGCTTCAGCCTCGCCGTTAACGTTGCTCACGGAAACGGCGGCAGCGAGGACTCGATAGAGCAGAACCTGGCTGTCGACGGTGTCGTCGCGACACCGACGACACTGGCCGTCGTTCCCGCATTGTTAATTTTGAAGGACACCGAGAAAGCGGTACAGCCGGAGGCGCCGCTAACCGATCGCGAAAAGCGATGTTTGGCAGTGCCAATTGGCGATCTGCGCGACAAAAAGCGAAAGCTGTTACGAATGCGAAGTACGCCTAACCGTCCGCT AATCGCGGAACGGACAAATAATGCACCGATGGAAATAAAAGAGCAAGGCTCGCATCTCGCGATCCCACAAGTCGATCTCGTCGCGGTTTCAGTTCCATCGATTGATACTTCGCTGCCaaaa ATGGAACAATTTTCCAAAGAGACGCTGCCGGCGAAAGAAGCACCGCAAGAAGTGATATTACCGTCGGAACCGCAATTTCAAACGactaaagaaaaagaatgttGGCATCTTTACAGGCGAATGTGCGATAAAGGGGTGTGCGTGTCTTTCGACACTGTTTTAAG aGGTATGCTGACACCAACAGAATATCGATTGCGACAAAAGGAACTATCGCAGGATTTGCggtaa